A genomic segment from Alistipes senegalensis JC50 encodes:
- a CDS encoding DUF4886 domain-containing protein produces MKHTLRLLLTVGLSLVCVSLYAQKLPNYPIPQRPDTLRILGIGNSFTDDGMMYLPELLEAAGIRNVVLGRLYIGGCSLERHCREYAAGNTSYTYSKSTDNRWETVSKKATLLDGLTDERWDVVVLQQASGKSGMYQTYRPWFDRLAEIVRWHCPNAGACIAWQQTWAYARNSEHRDFGRYEKSQRLMYDAITASVGQLLADTSVEVVIPSGTAIQDLRATELCDSLDLTRDGYHLSLKAGRYTAACTWFQSLVAPAFGTSVAENGCRLEGTPHALTEREAELCREAARRACIRRFSVWNGTPADEIRAAAQ; encoded by the coding sequence ATGAAACACACACTGCGCCTTTTGCTGACCGTAGGACTGTCTCTGGTCTGCGTCAGCCTGTACGCCCAAAAACTCCCCAACTACCCGATCCCGCAACGGCCCGACACGCTGCGCATCCTCGGCATCGGCAACAGCTTCACCGACGACGGCATGATGTACCTGCCCGAACTGCTGGAGGCCGCCGGAATCCGGAACGTCGTATTGGGGCGCCTCTACATCGGAGGCTGTTCGCTCGAACGTCATTGCAGGGAGTATGCCGCCGGCAATACTTCGTACACCTATTCCAAATCGACGGACAACCGCTGGGAAACCGTCTCGAAGAAAGCCACCCTGCTGGACGGGCTCACCGACGAGCGGTGGGATGTCGTGGTGCTTCAACAGGCGTCGGGCAAGTCGGGCATGTACCAGACCTACCGGCCCTGGTTCGACCGGCTGGCGGAGATCGTGCGGTGGCACTGCCCCAACGCAGGGGCCTGCATCGCCTGGCAGCAGACCTGGGCCTATGCCCGCAATTCGGAACACAGGGATTTCGGACGCTACGAGAAAAGCCAGCGGCTGATGTACGATGCGATCACGGCCTCGGTCGGGCAGCTCCTCGCGGACACCTCCGTCGAGGTGGTCATCCCCTCGGGAACGGCGATCCAGGACCTGCGCGCCACCGAACTGTGCGACTCGCTGGACCTGACGCGCGACGGCTACCACCTGAGCCTGAAAGCGGGACGCTACACGGCAGCCTGCACCTGGTTCCAGTCGCTCGTGGCTCCGGCTTTCGGGACGAGCGTCGCGGAAAACGGATGCCGTTTGGAGGGTACGCCCCACGCCCTGACGGAACGCGAAGCCGAACTCTGCCGGGAGGCCGCGCGAAGGGCCTGCATCCGGAGGTTCAGCGTCTGGAACGGCACCCCGGCCGACGAAATCCGTGCTGCGGCACAGTAA
- a CDS encoding DNA-3-methyladenine glycosylase I has translation MQDLTNGRCGWCGTDELYVKYHDEEWGEPVTDDRTLFEFLVLESAQAGLSWITILRKREGYRKAFCDFDAERVARMTDEDVERLMHTDGIVRNRLKIKAAITNARLFLLLQKEFGSFYDYTLSFFPDRKPIVNSFRSLSEIPVSSPESDAMSRDMKKRGFKFFGSTICYAHLQATGFVNDHLTGCICRKKSAAER, from the coding sequence ATGCAGGATCTGACAAACGGCCGCTGCGGTTGGTGCGGAACCGACGAACTGTATGTGAAATACCACGACGAAGAGTGGGGCGAACCCGTCACCGACGACAGGACGCTGTTCGAATTCTTGGTGCTGGAGAGCGCCCAGGCCGGATTGAGTTGGATAACGATCCTCCGCAAGCGCGAAGGGTATCGCAAGGCTTTCTGCGATTTCGACGCCGAACGGGTGGCCCGAATGACCGACGAAGATGTCGAACGGCTGATGCACACGGACGGCATCGTGAGAAACCGGCTGAAAATCAAGGCCGCGATCACGAACGCACGGCTGTTCCTCCTTCTGCAAAAGGAGTTCGGGAGTTTCTACGACTACACGCTGTCGTTCTTTCCCGACCGGAAGCCGATCGTCAACTCGTTCCGGTCGCTGAGCGAAATCCCGGTGTCGTCGCCCGAGTCCGACGCCATGAGCAGGGACATGAAAAAACGGGGATTCAAATTCTTCGGGTCCACGATCTGCTACGCCCATCTGCAAGCCACAGGGTTCGTCAACGATCATCTGACCGGCTGCATCTGCCGGAAAAAGAGCGCCGCAGAGCGCTAA
- a CDS encoding HdeD family acid-resistance protein: protein MKNFTTLIENSKQAVRYWWLLLIVGIALFAVGVLTFVYPAQSYLGMSLIFGWLMLVSGILEVVLSSANRHFITGRGWMMAGGIIEIILGIILIFNVALSAATLPIFLGFWLMLRGFSSIGLGGDMSALEIPGAGWTVFTGVLLLLCSLWILFQPLVFGTAAVIVWVGITLLFAGVAACSLALQLRNAHRCLSGDC from the coding sequence ATGAAGAATTTCACCACACTGATCGAAAACTCGAAGCAAGCCGTCCGCTACTGGTGGCTGCTGCTGATCGTCGGCATCGCGCTGTTCGCAGTCGGCGTGCTGACCTTCGTCTACCCGGCCCAGAGCTATCTGGGCATGTCGCTCATCTTCGGCTGGCTGATGCTGGTCTCGGGCATCCTCGAAGTGGTGCTCTCGTCGGCCAACCGCCATTTCATCACCGGCCGCGGCTGGATGATGGCCGGAGGCATCATCGAGATCATCCTCGGCATCATCCTGATCTTCAACGTCGCGCTCTCGGCCGCCACGCTGCCCATCTTCCTGGGCTTCTGGCTGATGCTGCGCGGATTCAGCTCCATCGGACTGGGCGGGGACATGAGCGCCCTGGAGATTCCCGGCGCCGGATGGACCGTCTTCACGGGCGTCCTGCTCCTGCTGTGCTCGCTGTGGATTCTGTTTCAGCCGCTGGTGTTCGGCACCGCAGCCGTCATCGTCTGGGTCGGCATCACCCTGCTTTTCGCGGGTGTCGCGGCCTGCTCGCTGGCCCTCCAGCTCCGCAACGCCCACCGCTGCCTCAGCGGCGACTGTTAG
- a CDS encoding DUF488 domain-containing protein — MTRIRIKRVYEAPAPDDGCRVLVDKLWPRGVRKAALQYDVWAREIAPSAELRTWYHADPAARWQEFRRRYTEELRNSQAVRDFVREIADAGTVTLLYASKNAAENHALVLQEYLQRAAEEAADKRTSGASLR; from the coding sequence ATGACACGGATACGGATCAAACGGGTTTACGAAGCGCCGGCGCCGGACGACGGCTGCCGGGTGCTGGTGGACAAACTTTGGCCGCGGGGCGTTCGCAAGGCAGCCCTGCAATACGATGTGTGGGCCCGGGAGATTGCGCCCTCGGCCGAGCTGCGCACGTGGTATCACGCCGATCCTGCGGCGCGGTGGCAGGAGTTCCGCCGCCGTTATACGGAGGAGTTGCGCAACTCGCAGGCCGTGCGGGATTTCGTCCGCGAAATCGCGGATGCCGGGACCGTGACGCTGCTCTACGCCTCGAAGAACGCCGCCGAGAACCATGCGCTCGTTTTGCAGGAGTATTTGCAGCGTGCCGCGGAAGAGGCGGCCGATAAACGGACAAGCGGGGCGTCACTTCGGTGA
- a CDS encoding RNA polymerase sigma factor: protein MNVQVLSDQVLLNHYLSGDRSAISQLIERHSRRVKDYIHMMVKDRDVADDIFQETFIKAVRVIDEGRYTDNGKFLSWILRIAHNQVIDHFRAQRQNKSVSESEAGYDVLGTLKLAERTVEDAMVCEQIERDVRALVELLPAEQREVVMMRYFSGLSFKDIAEQTNVSINTALGRMRYALINLRRMIKEKNLILS, encoded by the coding sequence ATGAACGTGCAAGTATTAAGTGACCAGGTATTGCTTAATCACTACCTTTCAGGTGACCGGAGTGCCATATCCCAACTTATCGAACGCCACAGCCGCAGGGTGAAGGACTATATCCACATGATGGTCAAGGACCGTGATGTGGCGGACGATATTTTCCAGGAGACATTCATCAAAGCCGTCCGCGTGATCGACGAAGGCCGTTATACCGATAACGGCAAGTTCCTTTCGTGGATACTGCGCATCGCCCACAACCAGGTGATCGACCACTTCCGCGCACAGCGTCAGAACAAGTCGGTCAGCGAGTCCGAGGCCGGCTACGACGTGCTGGGCACGCTGAAACTGGCCGAACGCACCGTCGAGGACGCTATGGTCTGCGAACAGATCGAACGCGACGTGCGCGCATTGGTCGAACTGCTGCCCGCCGAACAGCGCGAAGTGGTGATGATGCGCTATTTCTCGGGTCTGAGTTTCAAGGATATAGCCGAGCAGACCAACGTGAGTATCAACACCGCGCTGGGGCGCATGCGCTATGCGCTCATCAACCTGCGGAGAATGATCAAAGAAAAAAATCTGATTCTGAGCTGA
- a CDS encoding cation diffusion facilitator family transporter: MSDAAEIRKRRIYRVTLVGFAVNLVLSLAKLAAGVFGRSGAMVADAVHSFSDLATDVVVIVFARISAKPRDDGHDYGHGKYETLATILISMALGVVGVGILVNSIGAVRSVLDGGVLPRPGLVALVAAVLSIAAKEILYRYTVREGRAIDSPSVVANAWHHRSDALSSLGTLVGIGCAYFLGDKWRIADPIAALIVAVFIFKVAFDLIRTGVGELLEKSLPEETEREILRIVTLDPAVREPHNLRTRRIGAAIAIEIHIRVDGAMTVARSHALTVGIERRLRERFGEGTMIAVHVEPLK, encoded by the coding sequence ATGTCAGACGCCGCAGAAATCCGGAAACGACGCATTTACCGCGTGACCCTCGTCGGTTTCGCGGTCAATCTCGTGCTGTCGCTCGCTAAACTCGCCGCCGGCGTCTTCGGGCGAAGCGGCGCGATGGTCGCCGATGCCGTGCATTCGTTCTCCGACCTGGCGACCGATGTCGTCGTGATCGTCTTCGCGCGGATCTCGGCCAAGCCCCGGGACGACGGGCACGACTACGGTCACGGCAAGTACGAAACCTTAGCCACGATCCTCATCAGCATGGCGCTGGGAGTCGTGGGCGTCGGAATCCTCGTCAACAGCATCGGGGCCGTCCGGTCGGTGCTCGACGGCGGAGTGCTGCCCCGGCCCGGGCTGGTCGCCCTCGTGGCGGCAGTCCTTTCGATCGCGGCCAAGGAGATTCTCTACCGCTATACCGTGCGCGAAGGGCGCGCCATCGACAGCCCCAGCGTCGTGGCCAACGCCTGGCACCACCGCAGCGACGCCCTTTCGTCGCTCGGAACGCTCGTCGGCATCGGATGCGCCTATTTTCTGGGCGACAAGTGGCGCATCGCCGACCCGATCGCCGCGCTGATCGTGGCGGTGTTCATCTTCAAGGTGGCTTTCGACCTGATCCGCACGGGGGTGGGCGAGCTGCTCGAAAAGTCGCTCCCCGAAGAGACGGAGCGGGAGATCCTGCGCATCGTGACGCTCGATCCCGCCGTCCGGGAGCCGCACAACCTCCGCACGCGGCGTATCGGCGCCGCTATCGCCATCGAGATTCATATCCGCGTCGATGGGGCGATGACCGTCGCGCGCTCCCATGCCCTGACGGTCGGAATCGAACGCCGCCTGCGGGAGCGTTTCGGCGAGGGAACGATGATCGCCGTTCATGTGGAGCCGCTGAAATGA
- a CDS encoding beta-N-acetylhexosaminidase, whose protein sequence is MEVLSGYFQPGNTTVDDFTTVVVDNSRMDALGREGYELTVDRSSVRLTAATQTGIFYGKRTLEQLMTDKGIPCVRVSDRPRFAYRGMHMDVSRHFFPKSQVLKMLDEMARYKLNVFHFHLTDNGGWRIRIDKYPRLTAEGAFRTQRDWYAWWDRNDRRYLPEGTPGAYGGYFTKEDIREIVTYAAERHITVIPEIEFPAHSDAVFIGYPELCCTGKPYTTGEFCVGNEQVYTFMEDVLTEVMELFPSKYIHIGGDEARKVAWATCPKCQALIERERLDGIQGLQPYMIARIQDFLASKGRVMVGWDEILHNELHSETLVMSYRGQKGAIEAANRGNYAVMTPGEVLYFDWYQADPSTQPRAMYGYSPIKKMYAFEPVPADPESAARNESIIRAEFVDPAAVEPIRADRADRIVGVQGCTWAEYIEDEEQQEYMIFPRLLAVAELAWTPQEKREWSDFKVRMNSHIPLLQQRGLNTFTLSDEVEITTRIRSGNRAVEVTLDCEKYPAEIRYTLDGTPPTPDASLYEAPFTVTDSTVVRAAVCRDGVIRSPERKQLVTLAAEIDNYYPFDVPEIWKEYFD, encoded by the coding sequence ATGGAGGTGCTGTCCGGGTATTTTCAGCCGGGAAACACGACGGTGGACGACTTCACGACCGTAGTTGTGGACAATTCCCGGATGGATGCGCTGGGACGGGAGGGATACGAACTTACGGTCGATCGCTCGTCGGTGAGACTCACGGCCGCCACCCAGACCGGCATTTTCTATGGGAAACGGACGCTGGAACAGTTGATGACCGACAAGGGTATTCCTTGCGTAAGGGTCAGCGACCGGCCCCGGTTTGCCTACCGGGGCATGCACATGGATGTATCGCGGCATTTCTTTCCGAAAAGTCAGGTGCTGAAGATGCTGGACGAAATGGCCCGCTACAAACTCAACGTATTCCATTTCCATCTGACCGATAACGGTGGTTGGCGCATCCGGATCGACAAATATCCGCGGCTCACCGCCGAAGGGGCATTCCGCACGCAGCGGGATTGGTATGCATGGTGGGACCGGAACGACCGTCGCTATCTTCCCGAGGGAACTCCGGGCGCTTACGGCGGATATTTCACCAAAGAGGACATCCGTGAGATCGTGACCTACGCCGCCGAGCGGCACATTACGGTCATTCCCGAGATCGAATTCCCGGCGCATTCCGACGCCGTGTTCATCGGCTATCCGGAGTTGTGCTGTACGGGCAAACCTTATACGACGGGAGAATTTTGTGTCGGCAACGAACAGGTATATACTTTTATGGAGGATGTGCTTACCGAAGTTATGGAGCTTTTCCCTTCGAAATACATCCATATCGGAGGCGACGAGGCCCGGAAAGTCGCCTGGGCGACCTGTCCGAAATGCCAGGCCCTGATCGAGCGGGAGAGACTTGACGGGATACAGGGACTCCAACCCTATATGATCGCCCGTATCCAGGATTTTCTCGCTTCGAAAGGGCGGGTTATGGTCGGCTGGGATGAAATACTGCACAACGAACTGCATTCCGAAACCTTGGTTATGTCGTATCGTGGACAGAAAGGGGCTATCGAAGCCGCTAATCGGGGCAATTATGCCGTAATGACACCCGGTGAAGTGCTCTATTTCGACTGGTATCAGGCCGATCCTTCCACTCAGCCGCGTGCCATGTACGGATATTCTCCCATTAAAAAGATGTACGCTTTCGAGCCGGTGCCGGCTGATCCGGAATCGGCGGCCCGCAACGAGTCGATCATCCGGGCCGAATTCGTGGACCCTGCGGCCGTGGAGCCGATCCGGGCGGATCGCGCCGACCGCATCGTCGGTGTGCAGGGATGTACGTGGGCTGAATATATCGAAGATGAAGAGCAACAGGAATACATGATCTTTCCGCGTCTGCTGGCTGTGGCAGAATTGGCATGGACACCGCAGGAGAAGCGCGAATGGAGCGATTTCAAAGTCCGGATGAACTCCCATATCCCACTGTTGCAGCAACGGGGGCTAAATACTTTTACGCTGAGCGACGAAGTTGAGATCACGACTCGCATTCGTTCCGGAAATAGAGCGGTTGAGGTGACTCTCGACTGTGAGAAATATCCCGCAGAGATTCGCTACACGTTAGACGGAACCCCGCCGACGCCCGACGCTTCGCTTTACGAAGCTCCTTTTACCGTGACCGATTCGACGGTGGTCCGGGCCGCCGTATGTCGGGATGGAGTGATTCGAAGTCCTGAACGGAAACAATTGGTTACTCTCGCCGCGGAGATCGACAACTATTATCCGTTCGATGTGCCGGAAATCTGGAAAGAATATTTCGATTAA
- a CDS encoding fimbrillin family protein encodes MKKYSMYTFAVAMLAGMILTGCSSSEEIPGGTPDNGPKLKIETRSADAAEAAYAHWAILVSEGNIADAKSAADAAALGSFSVEPGSYTVYAVASSDEANLTFTGVAASNAVADARVKITDISAQIPELLVGNSDVVTVGAEGAAAALQLKRVVASVTVTVSGLENVDAESITLTIGNMYDQVSLDGAFSKSGAAFASKSLVLTKNAEGKFVGNAIVMPTDTEASNLSLTYSVNGTDYTSTPAGRIAANGQYELATTVEAGSSSSKVNLNSAITYAAWDSTVVNLSDSFTIDETTPDKQWMGPTALPISGTAAPGYDNFWASSDGGDSGWGETFWQYNLYDGNKTDGSNYWCPAEWDRTAPIWYINLGAAKQGVTIDYWNKAGGKGGQKIKTMDIYASNTRADYGGGNADWVKIMTFTSDKTTPTTDAGAQVTTGKIAFSEDGSVSYQYVKCVMTSKVNIDGATITDVLDVNVGELEVSTWEYK; translated from the coding sequence ATGAAAAAGTATTCCATGTACACATTTGCCGTCGCCATGCTGGCCGGTATGATTCTGACGGGCTGCTCCTCTTCGGAGGAGATTCCGGGAGGTACTCCCGACAACGGACCGAAACTGAAGATCGAGACCCGCTCGGCGGATGCCGCCGAGGCTGCTTATGCACACTGGGCGATTCTGGTGTCGGAGGGTAACATTGCGGATGCAAAGAGCGCCGCCGATGCTGCGGCTTTAGGTTCTTTCTCGGTCGAGCCGGGCAGCTACACCGTTTACGCCGTCGCTTCCAGCGACGAGGCGAATCTCACTTTTACGGGTGTCGCCGCTTCGAATGCCGTTGCCGATGCACGTGTCAAAATAACCGACATTTCGGCTCAGATTCCCGAACTGTTGGTCGGTAATTCCGACGTCGTTACGGTCGGTGCCGAAGGCGCGGCGGCCGCACTCCAGCTCAAGCGCGTCGTGGCATCGGTCACGGTGACGGTCAGCGGACTGGAGAACGTCGATGCCGAGAGCATCACCCTGACGATCGGCAACATGTACGATCAGGTGAGTCTCGACGGCGCGTTTTCCAAGAGCGGAGCTGCGTTCGCATCGAAAAGTCTTGTACTCACCAAGAATGCCGAAGGCAAGTTCGTCGGCAACGCTATCGTGATGCCTACCGATACGGAGGCTTCCAACCTCTCGCTGACTTACAGCGTCAACGGCACGGATTACACCAGCACCCCTGCGGGCCGGATCGCGGCCAACGGGCAGTATGAACTGGCGACGACGGTCGAAGCCGGCAGTTCCTCCTCGAAGGTCAACCTCAACTCGGCGATTACCTACGCGGCCTGGGACAGCACGGTGGTGAATCTTTCCGACAGCTTTACCATCGACGAGACTACCCCTGACAAGCAGTGGATGGGTCCGACAGCCCTTCCGATCAGCGGTACAGCCGCTCCTGGATACGACAATTTCTGGGCGTCGTCCGATGGAGGCGATTCCGGCTGGGGCGAGACATTCTGGCAGTACAACCTTTATGACGGGAACAAAACGGACGGAAGCAACTATTGGTGTCCTGCCGAATGGGACCGTACAGCTCCCATCTGGTATATCAACCTCGGCGCTGCCAAGCAGGGCGTGACCATCGACTACTGGAACAAGGCTGGCGGTAAGGGCGGTCAGAAAATCAAGACGATGGACATTTACGCAAGCAATACGCGAGCCGATTACGGCGGTGGCAATGCGGATTGGGTGAAGATCATGACTTTCACCTCCGACAAGACCACTCCGACCACGGACGCCGGGGCGCAAGTGACGACGGGCAAGATCGCATTCTCGGAGGATGGAAGCGTCTCCTATCAGTATGTAAAATGCGTGATGACATCTAAGGTTAATATCGACGGTGCGACCATTACGGATGTGCTCGACGTGAATGTCGGCGAACTGGAGGTTTCGACTTGGGAGTACAAATAG
- a CDS encoding glycosyl hydrolase family 28 protein: MKRTLTICLALCTAVLSTACSDSACDSDLAAGGMAVVRAVPQTVTAEAAYAHRVCLIREGVVAQSVSAASAAALAPFRVEPGTYGMLAVAAADEDNLTFPAAEGIALSEYGVRITDMTAPIPDLLIGCNSRFEAVAGSVSAPVGMKRAVAHLTVTVVGLEALSCESITVSIPRMYDRIASDGTPGNSGAEFSEKAIVLARNSAGRYVGQAVVLPTDTASATLEFRFTINGKNYVSVQETRIEANRKYALSVAAKFKDDTDLKLTPVISYLPWDAPTTIPDDGLPAMDDRPANDDFTVEIFRNGCWEEIFVYNAEVSDYAANPAAGYVQHDMGFAMFTDAFAAPLKVRVTRRAGTFSKVEIRPLSYGIVPNVQTPNSVEFELDDPAQKVSVEFDDNRMENLFILPDLPDTAIPTGANVTYFGPGIHNMGRKEILYKDNQTIYLDEGALVYGSIYAKGCRNLTIRGRGILCSSKENHGDGRQPQIETFDCDGFKVEGILLRDTPNWTLKIVGSTGVHIDNIKEIGWIMNSDGMDFICCRNVLVENTFQRNYDDNVTIKAFNGKTDYVTAHTASDGSFTDASIWTVYYLAQNKFDVYDYEIRNCVFWADKAHNMLVGPEARGIAFRNIRFHDNIVLENRQNDGIYPGAMAVMIADNGTFEDIAFENIIVEDIDGGKVFCAHFTNAWAFDGLYGQWARNITLRNIAYTGTRATPSWIRGRSDAQSIDGVTIGNFTVNGSPVTDGSGPHLEINGYVRNVTFE, from the coding sequence ATGAAAAGAACCTTGACAATCTGTCTCGCCCTGTGTACGGCCGTGCTGTCGACCGCCTGCTCCGACTCCGCGTGCGATTCGGACCTGGCTGCGGGCGGAATGGCTGTGGTGCGGGCCGTGCCGCAGACTGTGACTGCGGAGGCCGCCTATGCCCACCGTGTCTGCCTGATCCGTGAAGGCGTTGTTGCGCAGTCCGTCTCTGCGGCATCCGCCGCGGCGCTCGCACCGTTTCGGGTAGAGCCGGGAACCTATGGAATGCTGGCGGTTGCTGCTGCGGACGAGGATAATCTGACCTTTCCGGCAGCGGAGGGGATCGCTCTGTCGGAGTACGGCGTCCGGATAACGGACATGACCGCTCCGATTCCCGACCTGCTGATCGGGTGCAACAGCCGTTTCGAAGCCGTCGCCGGATCGGTTTCGGCTCCGGTCGGGATGAAGCGGGCCGTGGCTCACCTTACGGTGACTGTCGTGGGGCTGGAAGCGCTCTCCTGCGAAAGTATCACGGTCTCGATTCCCCGGATGTACGACCGGATCGCCTCCGACGGAACGCCCGGAAACAGCGGGGCTGAATTTTCCGAAAAGGCGATCGTGCTGGCTCGGAACAGCGCGGGACGTTATGTCGGCCAGGCCGTCGTCCTGCCGACTGACACAGCCTCCGCGACGTTGGAGTTCCGCTTCACGATCAACGGAAAGAATTATGTTTCCGTGCAGGAAACGCGTATCGAGGCTAATCGGAAATACGCGCTTTCGGTCGCGGCGAAATTTAAGGACGATACCGACCTGAAACTTACGCCCGTGATCAGCTATCTCCCCTGGGACGCTCCGACGACGATTCCCGACGACGGGCTGCCCGCCATGGACGACCGTCCGGCCAATGACGATTTCACGGTGGAGATTTTCCGCAACGGATGCTGGGAAGAGATTTTCGTGTACAATGCCGAAGTTTCGGACTATGCCGCCAATCCGGCTGCGGGGTACGTCCAGCATGACATGGGCTTTGCAATGTTCACCGATGCGTTCGCCGCTCCGTTGAAGGTCCGTGTGACCCGCCGTGCGGGGACGTTTTCGAAAGTGGAGATTCGTCCGCTTTCTTACGGCATCGTGCCCAACGTGCAGACCCCGAACAGCGTCGAGTTCGAACTGGACGATCCCGCGCAAAAGGTTTCGGTGGAGTTCGACGACAACCGAATGGAGAACCTCTTCATCCTGCCCGACCTGCCCGACACGGCGATCCCGACGGGTGCCAACGTAACTTATTTCGGTCCCGGCATTCATAATATGGGGCGCAAGGAGATTCTCTATAAGGATAATCAGACGATCTATCTCGACGAGGGGGCGCTGGTCTACGGCAGCATCTATGCCAAGGGATGCCGCAACTTGACGATCCGGGGGCGGGGCATCCTCTGTTCGTCAAAGGAGAATCACGGCGACGGCCGCCAGCCGCAGATCGAAACCTTCGACTGCGACGGTTTCAAGGTCGAGGGCATCCTGCTGCGCGACACGCCGAACTGGACGCTCAAGATCGTCGGAAGCACGGGCGTGCATATCGACAACATCAAGGAGATCGGCTGGATCATGAACTCCGACGGCATGGATTTCATCTGCTGCCGCAATGTACTGGTCGAGAATACGTTCCAGCGCAACTACGACGACAACGTGACTATCAAGGCCTTCAACGGAAAGACCGATTACGTCACCGCGCACACCGCCTCCGACGGATCGTTCACCGACGCTTCCATCTGGACGGTCTATTATCTGGCGCAGAACAAGTTTGATGTCTACGATTACGAGATCCGCAATTGTGTTTTCTGGGCCGACAAGGCGCACAACATGCTCGTCGGTCCCGAGGCGCGGGGCATTGCATTCCGGAATATCCGGTTCCACGACAACATCGTGCTGGAAAACCGTCAGAACGACGGGATCTATCCCGGAGCGATGGCGGTGATGATCGCCGATAACGGCACGTTCGAGGATATTGCGTTCGAAAACATCATTGTCGAGGACATCGACGGCGGAAAGGTTTTCTGCGCGCACTTCACCAACGCCTGGGCGTTCGACGGACTTTATGGACAATGGGCCCGGAACATCACCCTGCGCAACATCGCCTATACCGGTACGCGGGCGACTCCGAGCTGGATCAGAGGACGCAGCGACGCGCAGTCGATCGACGGAGTGACGATCGGGAACTTCACGGTCAACGGCTCGCCGGTAACCGACGGATCGGGGCCTCATCTGGAGATAAACGGATACGTCCGGAACGTGACGTTCGAATAA